TGGAAGCCATGAAGAGAGAGGGCAAGTTCCGGTTCGCCGGGGTCACCACCCACGGAAACCAGCAGGAAGTGCTGGAGGCCGTGATGGACGACGGATATTACGATACGGTGCTGGTTGCGGTGAACTTCCGGTCGCCTCCCGCTCTTTTTGAGGCCATCGAAAAAGGAGCGGCAAAAGGGGTGGGCATCATTGCCATGAAGACTCAAAATGGCGGGTTTAAAAGCGAGTCGTACCCCGGGTTCTCACCCCACCAGTCGGCCCTTCGTTATGTGGTGGAGCAGCCCGGTGTCCACCTCGCCGTTCCAGGCATGCTAAGCCGGAAGATGGTGGACGAGAACGTGGCGGCCATCAAGGGCAAGGGGGGGCTCTCCGACCTTTTCCTGCTAGACGCGTACCGGGCGGATCTCGAGGGGAAGGCGTGTTCTTTCTGCTCGAAGTGCCTCGACCAGTGCCGGTATCAAACGGGCGGCCTGGACGCGGCCCGTATCGCCATGTACCGGGAAGGGTATAAAGACCCACGCCTGGCCGCGGAAAGGGCGGTTCATGCCGCCTCGGCGGTCAGGACCTGCGCCGATTGCGAGGGGTGCACCGTCGAGTGCAGCCAGGGGATCGATATCAAGGACGCGGCCCGGCGTGCTGTCCGGTTCCTGGCCTGACCGAGTCAATCCCGGATTCCCAATTTCAAAGCCCAACATTCCTGTAAAAACGGCAAAAGCCTTAACGCAGGGGACG
This bacterium DNA region includes the following protein-coding sequences:
- a CDS encoding aldo/keto reductase is translated as MPSRVLGRTGAMVSVLGYGAMQCGDSSAIRHGLEQGITYIDTANCYMGGRNEKLVGEAVAGIRDKVFIATKVHIGREERMRSSVDRSLASLGVDRVDLMQLHGVSSRQQIRNKDVQKIMEAMKREGKFRFAGVTTHGNQQEVLEAVMDDGYYDTVLVAVNFRSPPALFEAIEKGAAKGVGIIAMKTQNGGFKSESYPGFSPHQSALRYVVEQPGVHLAVPGMLSRKMVDENVAAIKGKGGLSDLFLLDAYRADLEGKACSFCSKCLDQCRYQTGGLDAARIAMYREGYKDPRLAAERAVHAASAVRTCADCEGCTVECSQGIDIKDAARRAVRFLA